One Pleuronectes platessa chromosome 20, fPlePla1.1, whole genome shotgun sequence DNA window includes the following coding sequences:
- the timm21 gene encoding mitochondrial import inner membrane translocase subunit Tim21-like, whose product MAYTQLLRALHRGFQSSATHQYAVHACKLTQVSLFVHTHRTVWTPSFTPSLHSRAGAAPLALPALCCLSRQSLHVDIAARNRSSPEDRDRSVSRFQGQTTSGAQKVKEAGRDFTYLIVVLIGLGVTGGLLFVVFQELFSSSSPNKIYGKAFDKVKSHPEVIGAFGEPIKCYGETTRRGRRQQVRHTEYLKDGLKHLQLKFYIEGIEPGLKGTVHSESKENNETGKYEFRYIFVEVDTYPRRSIIVEDNR is encoded by the exons ATGGCTTACACACAGCTACTGAGAGCCCTGCATCGGGGGTTCCAGTCCTCGGCCACGCATCAATACGCGGTGCACGCGTGTAAACTCACGCAGGTCAGCTTGTTCGTCCACACCCACCGGACCGTGTGGACCCCGTCCTTCACACCGAGCCTCCACAGCCGAGCCGGGGCTGCTCCGCTCGCCTTGCCCGCTCTGTGCTGCCTCTCCCGGCAGAGTCTCCATGTGGACATCGCGGCCAGAAACCGGAGCAGCCCCGAGGACAGGGACAGATCCGTGTCCAGGTTTCAGGGCCAGACGACTTCAGGCGCACAGAAAG TGAAGGAGGCTGGCAGAGACTTCACCTACCTGATTGTTGTACTAATAGGACTTGGAGTGACAG gtggcCTCTTATTTGTGGTGTTCCAGGAGCTGTTTTCTTCCTCCAGTCCAAATAAAATCTATGGGAAAGCCTTTGACAAAGTCAAGTCACATCCAGAG GTGATCGGTGCATTCGGGGAGCCAATCAAATGTTATGGTGAGACCACACGTCGAGGAAGGAGACAGCAAGTCCG TCACACAGAGTACCTGAAGGACGGACTGAAGCATCTGCAACTTAAGTTTTACATCGAAGGCATTGAACCAGGTCTCAAAGGAACTGTACATTCAGAGTCAAAAGAG AACAATGAAACAGGGAAATACGAGTTTCGATACATATTTGTGGAAGTGGACACCTACCCAAGACGGTCAATCATTGTGGAAGATAACCGATAA
- the si:dkey-118j18.2 gene encoding uncharacterized protein si:dkey-118j18.2, whose amino-acid sequence MELYWYIVVIIFIIIKIFFYVCWYRSRQRQLAAYLSNPRNAQIVIVGGRAYLHQMCERQSQTSVWPSWYGVQDELSIEEPSTTLPPTSSVSHLDMPPPYEAVSGEDDLKPPPYSECALVDETDAPCPSHCTPLIPEEGDSSSINEAPPPYTASPFTQVSLQDGPISLSECESASRSA is encoded by the exons ATGGAGCTGTACTGGTACAT agttgtcatcatattcatcatcatcaagaTATTCTTCTATGTGTGCTGGTACCGATCCAGACAGAGGCAGCTGGCGGCCTACCTGAGCAACCCACGCAATGCCCAGATAGTCATAGTCGGAGGAAGAGCGTACCTCCATCAGATGTGTGAGCGACAGAGT CAAACATCTGTGTGGCCGAGCTGGTATGGTGTTCAGGATGAACTGTCAATAGAGGAGCCCTCCACAACGCTGCCGCCCACGTCATCCGTCTCCCACCTCGACATGCCGCCACCATATGAGGCAGTCTCTGGAG AGGACGACCTCAAGCCCCCTCCCTACAGCGAGTGTGCTCTAGTCGACGAGACCGACGCCCCCTGTCCCTCCCATTGCACTCCTCTCATTCCTGAGGAAGGAGACTCGTCCAGCATAAATGAAGCCCCGCCTCCCTACACAGCGTCCCCCTTCACACAAGTCAGTCTACAAGACGGCCCTATTAGCCTAAGTGAGTGCGAGTCGGCGAGCAGGTCCGCTTAA